In Anoplopoma fimbria isolate UVic2021 breed Golden Eagle Sablefish chromosome 12, Afim_UVic_2022, whole genome shotgun sequence, one DNA window encodes the following:
- the g0s2 gene encoding G0/G1 switch protein 2 produces METIGEIIPFAKEMLNQRPSRGMLKIYMLGSTMIVLGAVAGLMETILLPFVEQETVEDAPAELIVKKEKQKKQVLKSHTTLVRPEVVDVMDTVVMETKAKHLVTGQRSSNRLYAS; encoded by the coding sequence ATGGAAACCATTGGTGAGATCATCCCCTTCGCTAAGGAGATGCTAAACCAGAGGCCAAGCCGAGGCATGCTCAAGATCTACATGCTTGGCTCAACTATGATAGTACTGGGAGCTGTTGCTGGACTGATGGAAACAATTTTGCTGCCATTTGTGGAGCAGGAGACTGTTGAGGACGCACCAGCTGAGCTGATCGtgaagaaggagaagcagaAAAAGCAGGTGTTGAAGTCACACACCACCTTGGTTCGCCCCGAAGTTGTTGACGTGATGGATACGGTAGTGATGGAGACCAAGGCCAAACATCTGGTGACTGGGCAGAGAAGCTCTAACCGCCTATATGCTTCTTAA